The proteins below come from a single Halomonas binhaiensis genomic window:
- a CDS encoding ester cyclase, with product MAGVHPLQARLTRDNDLSRREETMATIEAMVEGLNDHDIDGMGRFFSDSFRWMGNAGCGFKQGLTEFQNHWQRPFQAAFSNKVCIDEARVVQGEWCAAFGHQEAIHTGEFMGIAPTGKRVEIRYMDFWKVVNGKIVDNWVMVDFPSVMQQLGVDPFDGHGWERYDSSYLPADHRQPSRQHMAKETRPNEEKPA from the coding sequence ATGGCTGGTGTACACCCACTACAAGCCCGATTGACCCGGGACAATGATCTCTCCAGAAGAGAAGAGACCATGGCCACTATCGAAGCCATGGTTGAGGGGCTCAATGACCACGATATCGACGGCATGGGACGCTTTTTCAGCGACTCCTTTCGCTGGATGGGTAATGCCGGCTGCGGTTTCAAGCAGGGGCTAACAGAATTCCAGAATCACTGGCAACGCCCTTTTCAGGCGGCCTTTTCCAACAAGGTATGTATCGACGAAGCTCGAGTGGTTCAGGGGGAATGGTGTGCCGCTTTCGGGCACCAGGAAGCCATTCATACGGGTGAGTTTATGGGGATCGCTCCAACTGGCAAGCGAGTCGAAATCCGCTACATGGACTTCTGGAAAGTGGTGAATGGAAAGATCGTCGATAACTGGGTGATGGTCGATTTTCCCTCTGTCATGCAGCAACTCGGTGTTGATCCCTTTGACGGGCATGGCTGGGAACGCTATGACAGCAGTTATCTACCGGCAGACCATCGCCAACCATCACGCCAGCACATGGCTAAAGAGACACGACCCAATGAAGAGAAGCCAGCATGA